One window of uncultured Erythrobacter sp. genomic DNA carries:
- the fabG gene encoding 3-oxoacyl-[acyl-carrier-protein] reductase, with product MFRLDGMNALVTGASGGIGSAIAIALAKQGARVALSGSNGDKLRAFREQLIAEEGSPEHGDHVEITCNLSDSKQVDELIPATLDTLGGIDILVNNAGITRDNLAMRMKDDEWDSVISVNLEAAFRLMRASARPMMKGRFGRIINITSVVGHTGNPGQMNYCAAKAGLTGMTKSLAQEVASRGITANCVAPGFIRTAMTTALDEKQTETINARIPMGKMGEGMDIGAACVFLASREAGYITGETVHVNGGMAMV from the coding sequence ATGTTTCGATTGGATGGAATGAACGCGCTGGTTACCGGCGCAAGCGGCGGGATCGGTTCCGCAATTGCAATCGCGCTGGCAAAGCAAGGCGCGCGCGTGGCGCTATCAGGCTCCAACGGAGACAAATTGCGCGCCTTTCGCGAGCAGTTGATCGCGGAAGAAGGCTCGCCCGAACATGGGGACCATGTCGAGATCACCTGCAACCTTTCGGACAGCAAACAGGTTGATGAGCTGATCCCTGCAACGCTCGATACGCTGGGCGGGATCGATATCCTTGTGAATAATGCCGGCATCACCCGCGACAACCTTGCGATGCGGATGAAAGATGATGAGTGGGACAGCGTGATCTCGGTCAATCTCGAAGCAGCCTTCCGTCTGATGCGCGCTTCTGCCCGCCCGATGATGAAGGGGCGCTTTGGCCGGATCATCAACATTACATCTGTAGTCGGCCACACCGGGAATCCGGGCCAGATGAATTACTGCGCGGCTAAAGCAGGCCTGACCGGCATGACCAAGAGCCTCGCGCAGGAAGTCGCCAGCCGCGGGATTACCGCCAATTGCGTCGCACCCGGCTTTATCCGAACTGCAATGACAACCGCGCTCGACGAAAAGCAGACCGAGACGATCAACGCCCGCATCCCGATGGGCAAGATGGGCGAAGGCATGGATATCGGCGCAGCCTGCGTCTTCCTCGCCAGCCGTGAAGCCGGGTACATCACCGGCGAAACGGTGCATGTGAACGGCGGGATGGCGATGGTATGA
- a CDS encoding beta-propeller domain-containing protein, protein MLKSLSDTLFSASICAMCVVAVGAAALSADGSASDDPHLIDDGTGLRGFVSESGLDDFAEKMVALEEEQRRRYESSGQVVYSVNVDMAAPPPAAEMAGGVEEVADASAPAEGESITNTQEAGVDEGGIVKNAGDYLVVLRRGRLFTVRTGSNALEPVDTIDAFPPGKERPGATWYDEMLIRGNQVIVIGYSYGAFGTEINRFDISDSGDLTYRDTHYMRSGDYYSSSNYASRLIGDELILYTPVYANWSNLEGSLPAMREFGESEAKVLVDPEDFLVATPYRSGKFHVDMLHTVTRCDLAAAELECSATAIAGTRSRAFYVSREAVYTWTGSAASSWEGDAERTPGQLYRIPLDGSRPGAVQVAGAPVDQFSFAEDASDGVLRVLLRSVGNGEGMWASEYSVGDVSLATVSFDAFGSGGGALVRENYRALPEPEGWRFHNRFVGDYLLYAAAWYGREDETLTVYAVPLDGREVQQIALPHGVTRFDRMGDDGVVVGPSGDGSLGFTSLSLGRRASIEDTYMLAAASEGETRSQALFYKPDADSRDGLSGTLGLPISRRLERNGSEFLGSGSAIAFLRRENRSLGRAGELAARSANARDDSCIASCVDWYGNARPIFLGDRIFALMGYEIVEGDMSDGRIRESRRVSFAP, encoded by the coding sequence CTTCAGACGACCCCCACCTCATCGATGACGGAACGGGTCTGCGGGGTTTTGTCAGTGAAAGCGGGCTGGATGACTTCGCGGAAAAGATGGTCGCTCTCGAGGAAGAGCAGCGCCGCCGGTACGAATCCAGTGGACAGGTCGTGTACAGCGTGAATGTGGATATGGCCGCTCCGCCGCCTGCCGCTGAGATGGCCGGTGGCGTCGAAGAAGTCGCCGATGCATCCGCCCCAGCCGAAGGCGAAAGCATCACCAACACGCAGGAAGCGGGCGTCGATGAAGGCGGGATCGTCAAGAATGCGGGCGACTACCTTGTCGTGCTGCGGCGCGGGCGCCTTTTTACAGTGCGGACAGGCAGCAACGCGCTGGAGCCGGTTGACACAATCGACGCCTTCCCGCCCGGCAAGGAGCGCCCCGGAGCGACATGGTATGACGAGATGCTCATTCGCGGCAATCAAGTCATCGTCATCGGCTATTCCTACGGTGCCTTCGGGACCGAAATAAACCGCTTTGACATCTCCGATAGCGGCGATCTGACCTATCGTGACACGCATTATATGCGCTCGGGTGATTACTATTCCTCGTCCAATTACGCCTCGCGCCTGATCGGGGATGAGTTGATCCTATACACCCCGGTCTACGCAAATTGGAGCAACCTTGAAGGCTCGCTGCCCGCAATGCGCGAGTTTGGCGAGAGCGAGGCCAAAGTGCTGGTCGACCCGGAAGATTTCCTCGTCGCTACCCCGTATCGCAGCGGTAAATTCCACGTGGACATGCTCCACACCGTGACACGCTGCGATCTTGCCGCGGCGGAATTGGAATGTAGCGCGACCGCGATTGCAGGCACGCGGAGCCGCGCCTTCTATGTCTCGCGCGAGGCGGTTTATACATGGACCGGAAGCGCGGCCTCGAGCTGGGAAGGGGATGCGGAGCGCACCCCCGGCCAGCTCTATCGCATCCCGCTCGACGGATCGCGTCCCGGCGCGGTGCAGGTCGCAGGCGCGCCGGTTGACCAATTCTCTTTTGCCGAAGACGCATCGGACGGCGTGCTGCGCGTGCTCCTGCGTTCGGTCGGCAATGGCGAGGGAATGTGGGCCAGCGAATACAGCGTCGGCGACGTCTCGCTCGCTACCGTATCTTTCGATGCGTTTGGATCGGGCGGGGGAGCGTTGGTGCGCGAGAACTACCGCGCTTTGCCTGAACCCGAAGGCTGGCGGTTCCATAACCGCTTTGTCGGCGATTACCTGCTCTATGCTGCGGCGTGGTATGGCCGCGAAGACGAAACCCTAACGGTCTATGCCGTGCCGCTGGACGGCCGCGAGGTTCAGCAAATCGCGCTCCCCCACGGCGTCACGCGGTTTGATCGGATGGGTGATGACGGCGTGGTCGTCGGACCGAGCGGTGACGGCTCGCTCGGCTTCACCTCGCTTTCTCTCGGGCGCAGGGCTTCGATCGAGGATACCTATATGCTCGCCGCTGCCAGCGAGGGTGAAACGCGCTCACAAGCGTTATTCTACAAGCCGGACGCTGACAGCCGTGACGGGCTTTCGGGCACGCTCGGCCTGCCGATCAGCCGGCGGTTGGAGCGAAACGGGTCGGAATTCCTCGGCTCCGGGTCAGCCATTGCCTTCCTGCGGCGTGAGAACCGCTCGCTTGGCCGTGCAGGTGAGCTGGCCGCGCGGTCCGCGAATGCGCGCGACGACAGCTGCATCGCCTCCTGCGTGGACTGGTACGGAAATGCCCGCCCGATCTTTTTGGGAGATCGCATCTTTGCTCTGATGGGCTATGAGATTGTCGAGGGAGACATGTCTGATGGCCGAATCCGGGAATCGCGCAGAGTCAGCTTCGCGCCTTGA
- a CDS encoding GNAT family N-acetyltransferase produces MAESGNRAESASRLDLTTHWIDEGNAHLLDNVAPGVFDHAIDPARLKPYLASPANWMCLALHEGQVVGMCMCVIHSHPDKPTELFLDEIGTGDDWRRQGIARALMQLVFERADAENIEEIWLGTEPDNDAANGLYQTFKHEREDAVIYYFDW; encoded by the coding sequence ATGGCCGAATCCGGGAATCGCGCAGAGTCAGCTTCGCGCCTTGACCTGACCACCCACTGGATCGACGAGGGTAACGCACACCTGCTCGATAATGTCGCGCCCGGCGTGTTCGATCACGCAATCGATCCGGCGCGGCTCAAGCCCTATCTTGCCAGCCCTGCCAACTGGATGTGCCTTGCGCTGCATGAGGGCCAAGTCGTTGGCATGTGCATGTGCGTCATCCACAGCCATCCCGACAAGCCAACCGAACTCTTCCTTGACGAGATCGGCACAGGCGACGATTGGCGGCGTCAGGGCATTGCGCGCGCGCTGATGCAACTGGTATTCGAACGCGCGGATGCGGAAAATATTGAGGAAATCTGGCTGGGGACCGAACCGGACAATGACGCGGCAAACGGGCTCTATCAGACATTCAAACACGAGCGTGAGGACGCCGTGATCTACTATTTCGACTGGTGA